Part of the Anomaloglossus baeobatrachus isolate aAnoBae1 chromosome 1, aAnoBae1.hap1, whole genome shotgun sequence genome, ACAACAAGTctgcagttaggcgggctttgcacgttgcgacatcgcgatGTCGCATGCAATAGTCCCCGCCtctgtcgcagcagtgatatcttgtgattcctggcgtagcgaacattatcgctacgccagcttcacatacactcacctgtcctgcgacgtcgctctggccggcgtcccgcctccttcctaaggggggcgagtcgtacaacgtcagagcgacgtcacacggcaggcggccaatcaaagcggaggggcggagatgagcaggatgtaaacatccggcccaccttcttccttccgtatagctgccggcggcaggtaaggtgatgttcctcgctcctgcggcttcacacacagcgatgtgtgctaccgcaggaaccaggaataacatcgtacctgtcgcggcagcgtaattttgaaaaagtcggagcctacaccgatgatacgataacgacgcttttgcgctcgttaatcgtatcatctaggatttacacactacgatatcgaaagtgacgccggatgtgtgtcactttcgatttgaccccaccgatatcgcatgtgcgatgttgcaacgtgcaaagccgcccttactcttcATATGTGACTGCAGATTGAGAATCCTCACATTGTGTGCATTGGGTTGAGCACACTGGAAACAGTCTATTCAAATTCTGGCCGGAGTATGCATGTCCATTACTCATGATTGCCAATACCAGAGAATcacacataaagtgactgcagacttgtcattttagaccgtacaacccctttaaataatgaGAACCAATTAATATAGCTGGCTCGCTTTGTGCAATCATCTTCCCATGCAGTAGTatagattgaatacctcaaatattcagcttcgcgaatatccgacgaataggtcaccgctatgcgaatattcgatgcgcaatgtaagtctatgggaagcccgaatagttccgaatagttatttgggtttcccatagacatacattgtgcatcgaatattcacgaatagtcgaatagcggcaacctattcggaaatattcgcgaagcagaatatttgaggtattcgatcatccctagtgacaaTCCAATGCAATAAGAAGGCCACCATGGCTGTCATGTGTAAATGCTTCATGAAACATATTTTAAGGCAGGAGTCTTCAACTTGTGGTTCTCAAGATTTTGCAAAAGGATGACTTCTAGCTTGCCCAGATAGTCATTGATTGCTTTGACATGCTGGGACTTGAGGGTTTTCACCAGCTGCAGAATCACAAGTAGGAGACCACAGATTTAGGGCACATATGGTAAGTTGTTATACTGGAACTCTACTAAAATAGCAACAGCGCATGGTAAACGTGGGACACAACAATGACCAAATACTGGGATTACTGTGGCAAAAAGAATATTATTATTTGACTTGAATTGTTACAATTTACATTAGCTTCTATctaattgttttttttgttgttttattttttatggacAGTTGATACACTTCAATTAAGATATGAAAGTTTCATTCTTCAGAGGGACCATGACAGGTTAAAGGAGAACTGCGAGCAGAGGAATTCCACACTTACAGTCAAACTCCTTGAAGCCCTTTCTGAAAAGGAAAGACTTCACGATGAGAAGAAGGACCTGCAAACACAAACAAAAGTATTACAAGCTGTTTGTACAAGTATTAATCAGAAGTTTGATAATGAACTAGAGCGTATGAGAAATCGCATCTCTAGCCTGATCAGCTCCAATGAACCTATCCAGTATTCAAAGTGCTGGCACATTGACAGTGAAATTAAAAATAATATAGACATAACCTTAAACAGGATGAAGCAAGATGTGGGCAATGTCATGCTGGAGAACAGTCAGCTGAAGACGGAAAAAGACCGACTGAGCGATAATATTCAGAAATGCAGCCAAGAAAAGTTGGTTGCAATTGCTGAGAATACTAATCTGTCCAAAGAGAAAGGAGAATTGGGAAAGCAGTTGTCTGACAAAAAGGAAGAACTTTCCGCTACTTATTTAAGATATCGGAAAAAGGAAGAAGAACTGGAGACCTGTCGTAGGGTACAGGTGGGTGGCATCTAATGTGGGTGGTAACTGCATCTACATCATTTTCCATTTGCTCCACTGATTACTTAGTATTACATGGTCATATTTCTTCCACAAACACATCCATCTAAAAAATGTATACAAACATTTTTCCATGATTAGACTATTGATGGGATCGATGGGCTAATTAGTAAGGTTGTTACATTGCTCCATGTACCGGCATGCAGATTATGTAGTTGCAGCAGAGCAGCGTAACGCAGCACTGTTTCATTAATGGGACAACCATACATTGCATTGCTGCTACTTTTGTAGTTGGTGTGCCGATAAATAGAGGAATCAATGAAAAACATTAATTGATCATGTGCAGGGCGCCTTTCTGAAGcggggacacgtacacccggctttagAGGCTCAGAGCCACAAACTTGCATGTTATTTGTGTAGCATTGGTAATGACACCGGTTCTTCCagtggtaccgtcacactaagcaacatcgctagcaacatcgctgctgaggcacgacttttgtgatgtaacagcgatgttgctagcgatgttgttgtgtgtgacatccagcaacaacctggcccctgctgtgaggtcgctggttgttgctgaatgtcctggaccattttttagttgttgctctcccgctgtgaagcgcacattgctgtgtgtgacagcgacagagcaacaactaaatgtgcagtgagcaggagccggcttctgcggacgctggtaaccaaggtaaacatcgggtaaccaagaagccctttccttggttacccgatatttaccttcgttaacagcgtctgccgctctcacgctgtcagtgccggctccctgctccctgcacacgtagatggagtacacatcgggtaattaacccgatgtgtactctggctaggagtgcagggagccagcgctaagcggtgtgtgcaggTAACAAAGGTGaatatctggttggttacccgatatttaccttaattaccaagcgcagcatcgcttccatgcgtcgctgctggctgggggctggtcactggttgctggtgagatctgcctgtgtgacaagctcaccagcaacccgtgtagtgatgctccagcgatccctgccaggtcaggttgctggtgggatcgctgg contains:
- the PLVAP gene encoding plasmalemma vesicle-associated protein, with product MDPNYAMAKFGLESKDSLKSKHRGCWYYTKYFFFFLSIIQFLIILGLVLFMLYGNAHVSTELRLIRVENRFANLTQDYNWLNGNFTLLKGKLANVEKENVNCTNILTAALKQLQNRTSIVRPGPVSLLPVSDACKGYQSALDRCNATYKIDTLQLRYESFILQRDHDRLKENCEQRNSTLTVKLLEALSEKERLHDEKKDLQTQTKVLQAVCTSINQKFDNELERMRNRISSLISSNEPIQYSKCWHIDSEIKNNIDITLNRMKQDVGNVMLENSQLKTEKDRLSDNIQKCSQEKLVAIAENTNLSKEKGELGKQLSDKKEELSATYLRYRKKEEELETCRRVQTPVRVPNLSFPRN